From uncultured Bacteroides sp., a single genomic window includes:
- a CDS encoding TonB-dependent receptor: MKRRKKLFGSFQHLKVGLLLMLMCLSVMTAYAQSGTVKGIVLDETDSPFMGASVSEKGTKNGTITDIDGKFTINVKNLKSSVLKFSFIGCKTIEESVNGRKSITVTLVTTATTLDEVVAIGYGTVKKRDLTGSVSSVRSEELLKTNPSSINQALQGKIAGVQVSQADGAPGAGISIQIRGANSFTTSSEPLYVIDGVPFNAGSAPSTDYATKQTNNPLNLINPRDVKSIEVLKDASSTAIYGSRGANGVILITTKSGYEGKTKVELSANYGISKPVKLIEVLDAASYAEFRNEGTRNGYIYDGKDFVDENNLPFPIPGRYNYVTEKNPVTGQISKVDSTYMPSPQDYRNGYMNNGTNWQDQIFQTALTQDYNLSVSGGDKKGQYMFSLGMLDQQGNIVNSYYKRYSIRSNINRKVTDWFEFGNNLTASKSKNRMARTNTETFGIVNDAISFNPTRTIFDPNKPSGYSEDYANGLSNPYLYVHQAKNLLESLNIYNSSYAQITFNKYLSFRQNLGYGYSQDKRNQYYNRYISGGITPTNGYASQTDSYYESVTAESMLTFNKDFAKIHHVDAVLGWSYESVNWGSKGMSGHGFANDLNEEYNMGAALTQDPNTSDKGACSLMSYLGRVNYILMDKYLFTASFRRDGSSRLANNRWSNFASAALAWRLSEEKFIKNLGIFDVLKLRLSYGQTGNQGINAYATRSRMTIQQYPNDGSLTNGFAEDRWGGPAAPNLKWENTTQYNAGLDLGFFKNRVNFVIDAYRKKTSDLLQYVYIPMSTGFSSIASNYGNVENKGLEIAGNFFLVDQKDFNWKLDANISFNRNTISGLNSDQFSDVCWGLESMFLRRNGKSIGVIYGYQEDGYYDNEAEVRADPLYKDVKDESKFKKMIGQVKYKDNNGDGAIDATDKAIIGNTNPDFTYGFTNTFTYKNLSLSFFFQGTKGNDILNVNLKDYDMASTTNMPKFVWDNRWTEENRTNAQFPRADFTYTRSLKASDRYVEDGSYLRLKNLSVNYRLIHPIKEIEAMNLTLAVNNLFTITKYRWYDPDVNTFGSDTSRRGVDMDSYPSARTINLGIQITF, translated from the coding sequence ATGAAAAGAAGAAAAAAATTATTTGGATCTTTCCAACATCTGAAAGTAGGATTACTTCTTATGTTGATGTGTCTCTCTGTGATGACAGCTTATGCTCAATCCGGGACAGTGAAAGGAATCGTTCTTGATGAGACTGACAGTCCTTTTATGGGTGCAAGTGTCTCTGAAAAAGGTACTAAAAATGGAACTATTACTGATATTGATGGTAAATTTACGATTAATGTCAAAAATTTGAAAAGTTCTGTTTTAAAATTCTCTTTTATTGGATGTAAAACAATAGAGGAGTCTGTAAATGGACGTAAGTCTATCACCGTAACATTAGTGACTACTGCTACAACTCTTGATGAAGTTGTTGCTATTGGATATGGTACCGTAAAAAAAAGAGATCTTACAGGTTCTGTATCTTCTGTGAGAAGTGAAGAGTTGTTAAAGACTAATCCATCAAGCATTAACCAGGCATTACAAGGAAAAATTGCTGGTGTTCAGGTTAGTCAGGCTGATGGTGCTCCTGGTGCTGGAATCAGTATTCAGATTCGTGGAGCAAATTCATTCACTACTAGTTCAGAGCCTCTATATGTTATTGATGGAGTACCATTTAACGCAGGTTCAGCTCCTAGTACTGATTATGCCACTAAACAAACTAATAATCCATTGAATCTGATTAATCCGCGCGATGTAAAATCTATTGAAGTGTTGAAAGATGCCTCTTCAACTGCAATATATGGTTCTCGTGGTGCTAATGGCGTTATCTTAATTACGACCAAAAGTGGTTATGAAGGTAAAACTAAAGTTGAATTAAGCGCAAATTATGGGATATCTAAACCTGTAAAGTTAATTGAAGTACTGGATGCTGCATCTTATGCTGAATTTAGAAATGAAGGAACCAGAAATGGTTATATTTACGACGGAAAGGATTTTGTAGATGAGAATAATTTGCCATTTCCTATTCCCGGACGTTATAACTACGTTACAGAAAAAAACCCAGTAACAGGTCAAATATCTAAAGTTGATAGTACTTATATGCCAAGTCCACAAGACTATAGAAATGGCTATATGAATAACGGAACTAATTGGCAAGATCAAATATTTCAAACAGCTCTTACTCAGGATTACAATTTGAGTGTGTCTGGTGGAGATAAGAAAGGACAGTATATGTTTTCCCTTGGTATGTTGGATCAGCAGGGAAATATTGTTAATTCTTATTATAAACGTTACAGCATAAGATCAAATATTAATCGTAAGGTTACGGATTGGTTCGAGTTTGGTAATAATCTTACCGCTTCAAAATCCAAGAATCGTATGGCGCGAACCAATACTGAAACCTTTGGAATTGTTAATGACGCAATATCTTTTAATCCTACAAGAACTATTTTTGATCCGAATAAGCCATCTGGTTACTCAGAAGATTATGCAAACGGATTATCCAATCCTTACCTTTATGTTCATCAAGCAAAAAATTTATTAGAGTCTTTGAACATTTATAATTCATCATATGCTCAGATAACATTTAATAAATATCTTAGTTTCAGACAAAACCTAGGATATGGATATAGCCAGGATAAACGTAATCAGTATTATAACAGATATATTAGCGGAGGTATAACGCCAACCAATGGTTATGCTTCTCAAACTGATTCATATTATGAAAGTGTCACAGCAGAATCAATGTTGACATTTAATAAGGATTTTGCTAAAATACATCATGTTGATGCTGTACTTGGCTGGTCATATGAAAGTGTTAATTGGGGCTCAAAAGGAATGAGCGGACATGGATTTGCGAATGATCTAAATGAAGAATACAACATGGGGGCAGCTCTTACTCAGGATCCCAATACTTCTGATAAAGGAGCGTGTTCTTTAATGTCTTATCTGGGACGTGTAAATTACATTTTAATGGATAAATATTTATTCACAGCATCCTTCCGTAGGGATGGTTCCAGCCGTTTAGCTAATAATCGTTGGTCTAATTTTGCTTCAGCTGCTTTAGCTTGGCGTTTGTCCGAAGAAAAATTTATTAAGAATTTGGGCATTTTTGATGTGCTGAAATTACGTTTGAGTTATGGACAAACAGGAAATCAAGGGATTAATGCTTATGCAACCCGGTCAAGAATGACTATACAGCAGTATCCTAATGATGGATCTCTAACCAATGGTTTTGCTGAAGATAGATGGGGAGGACCAGCAGCTCCAAATTTAAAGTGGGAAAATACGACCCAATATAACGCAGGTCTCGATTTGGGATTCTTTAAGAACCGCGTAAATTTTGTGATTGATGCTTACAGAAAGAAAACATCTGACTTATTACAATATGTATATATACCAATGAGTACCGGATTCTCTTCCATAGCTTCTAACTATGGAAACGTAGAAAATAAAGGTTTAGAAATTGCTGGAAATTTCTTCCTTGTTGACCAAAAAGATTTTAATTGGAAACTGGATGCAAATATCTCTTTTAATAGAAATACCATAAGCGGATTGAATTCTGATCAATTTTCAGATGTTTGCTGGGGATTGGAAAGTATGTTCCTAAGGAGAAACGGAAAGTCTATTGGTGTTATTTATGGTTATCAGGAAGACGGATACTATGATAATGAAGCTGAGGTTAGAGCAGATCCATTATATAAAGACGTAAAGGATGAAAGTAAATTCAAAAAAATGATTGGTCAGGTTAAGTATAAAGATAATAATGGAGATGGAGCTATTGATGCTACTGATAAAGCCATTATAGGAAATACAAATCCTGATTTTACATATGGTTTCACAAATACATTTACATATAAGAATCTCTCATTAAGCTTCTTTTTTCAGGGAACTAAAGGCAATGATATTTTGAATGTAAATTTAAAGGATTACGATATGGCTTCAACAACAAATATGCCAAAATTTGTTTGGGATAACAGGTGGACTGAAGAAAATAGAACTAATGCGCAGTTCCCTCGTGCAGATTTTACATATACTCGAAGCTTGAAAGCATCTGACAGATATGTTGAAGACGGGTCTTATTTACGTTTAAAAAACCTAAGTGTTAATTACCGCTTGATACATCCAATAAAGGAAATTGAAGCAATGAACTTAACTCTTGCTGTTAATAACCTTTTCACGATAACAAAATACCGTTGGTATGATCCAGATGTAAACACCTTTGGTAGTGACACGTCTCGTAGGGGTGTAGATATGGATTCATATCCAAGTGCTAGAACTATTAATCTGGGTATTCAGATTACTTTTTAA
- a CDS encoding glycoside hydrolase family 27 protein, translating into MNRVLLSILALVLSICAFPQKFDNLGKTPQMGWNSWNAFATKIDEQLVKDMADAFVNLGLKDVGYEYIVLDDGWMGMQRDAQGNFVPNPEKFPNGIKALADYVHSKGLKFGLYSCVGDKTCAGYPGSRGHEFQDALKFAEWGVDYLKYDWCYAGLMNAQEAYTTMRDALYAAKRPVYFSLCEWGDNQPWKWAKEVGHSWRTTGDINNCFNGSKDRYGVLQILNMRDQDMLRKVAGPGHWNDMDMMEIGNGGLTHFEEETHFALWAILTSPLILGNDLRTISKETLEIVKNKDIIALSQDSLGIQGFKYKTVQGNIEIWVKPLVNNEWAVCFFNCSDNAAELNFDWNGQTIKDSIYNFEISFSNKNVYKMKDLYTHKEIGKTNKVLKSKLEKNQSLVLRLHK; encoded by the coding sequence ATGAATAGAGTATTATTGTCAATTTTAGCTTTGGTGTTATCAATATGTGCATTCCCTCAGAAATTTGATAACTTAGGTAAAACACCTCAAATGGGATGGAATAGTTGGAATGCATTTGCGACAAAGATTGATGAACAACTAGTGAAAGACATGGCTGATGCATTTGTTAATTTAGGATTAAAAGATGTAGGGTATGAATATATTGTACTTGATGACGGCTGGATGGGGATGCAGCGTGATGCTCAAGGCAATTTTGTTCCCAATCCAGAAAAATTTCCCAACGGAATAAAAGCATTGGCAGATTATGTTCATTCAAAAGGTTTGAAATTTGGATTATATAGTTGTGTCGGTGATAAAACATGCGCAGGTTATCCGGGAAGCAGAGGACATGAATTTCAGGATGCTTTGAAGTTTGCTGAATGGGGAGTTGATTATTTAAAATATGATTGGTGCTATGCAGGATTGATGAATGCACAGGAAGCTTACACAACCATGAGAGATGCCCTTTATGCAGCAAAACGTCCAGTCTATTTTAGCCTTTGTGAATGGGGGGATAATCAACCTTGGAAATGGGCCAAAGAGGTTGGGCATAGCTGGAGAACGACTGGTGATATTAATAATTGCTTTAATGGTTCAAAAGACAGATATGGAGTATTGCAGATATTAAATATGAGAGATCAGGATATGCTTAGAAAAGTAGCAGGTCCTGGCCATTGGAATGACATGGATATGATGGAAATTGGCAATGGTGGACTTACTCATTTTGAAGAAGAAACACATTTTGCACTTTGGGCAATATTAACTTCTCCTTTGATTTTAGGGAATGATCTGAGAACCATATCAAAAGAAACATTGGAAATTGTAAAAAACAAAGATATTATAGCCTTGAGTCAGGACTCTCTTGGAATTCAAGGATTTAAGTATAAAACAGTTCAAGGTAATATTGAAATATGGGTTAAGCCTTTAGTTAATAATGAATGGGCTGTTTGTTTTTTTAATTGCTCGGATAATGCTGCTGAATTGAACTTTGACTGGAATGGGCAAACTATCAAAGACAGTATTTATAATTTTGAAATTTCTTTTTCAAATAAGAATGTCTATAAAATGAAAGATCTGTATACCCATAAAGAAATAGGAAAAACAAATAAGGTATTAAAAAGTAAATTAGAAAAGAATCAATCTTTAGTGCTGAGGTTGCATAAATGA
- a CDS encoding glycan-binding surface protein produces MKTINIKKDVMLILLTLLTISVTSCKSDDNNLPDSPSFSKVTTIKDMATPITGGSMGDWIAIKGGNFEQTDSILFNDVAVHLKDIYYENNVLYVQVPIKLPSKVTNKVTVKTQGGETAFDFNVNIPNLQLTSMFNEYTLPGDTIKIYGKFLSLYEVDSLNTVVSFGGKESPVIKATDNYITAKVPLDVQPNVRVKAINKKYNAEAVCPGYYQDKHHVITTFDSDFPYTSSTGQQWVGEWKNPKPTSGKYLRFEVDQATYPSGLGWFYFFTSDVNYTLDMVQHPDKYTLKFELNMALPIKTTNFFVYYYWAVAPTAMSGDFFNVQNLGIWQTVNIPLEKIIPLNNTDTWTAYSLNIRVEDFAPVEQVAMYFDNFRIYQKE; encoded by the coding sequence ATGAAAACGATAAATATAAAAAAAGACGTAATGCTAATATTATTAACATTACTTACTATTTCGGTCACGTCGTGCAAAAGCGATGATAATAACCTGCCTGATTCACCAAGCTTTAGCAAAGTGACTACAATCAAAGATATGGCAACGCCTATTACGGGCGGAAGTATGGGAGATTGGATTGCAATAAAAGGAGGTAATTTTGAGCAAACAGATTCTATATTGTTTAATGATGTTGCAGTACATTTGAAAGACATCTATTACGAAAATAATGTTTTATATGTACAGGTTCCGATTAAGTTACCATCTAAAGTTACTAATAAAGTTACTGTAAAAACGCAGGGTGGAGAAACGGCTTTTGACTTCAATGTTAATATTCCAAATCTCCAATTAACAAGTATGTTCAATGAATATACTTTACCAGGAGATACAATCAAAATCTATGGAAAATTCTTATCCCTTTATGAAGTAGATAGCTTAAACACTGTTGTTTCATTTGGTGGTAAAGAAAGCCCTGTAATTAAAGCTACAGATAACTATATTACAGCTAAAGTTCCTTTGGATGTTCAGCCAAATGTAAGGGTTAAAGCAATTAATAAGAAGTATAATGCTGAGGCTGTATGTCCGGGTTATTATCAGGATAAGCACCATGTTATTACCACTTTTGACTCAGATTTTCCCTACACTAGTTCAACTGGTCAGCAGTGGGTTGGAGAATGGAAGAATCCTAAACCTACATCAGGCAAATATCTCCGTTTTGAGGTAGACCAGGCTACTTATCCTAGTGGACTAGGTTGGTTCTATTTTTTCACAAGTGATGTGAATTATACTTTGGACATGGTGCAACATCCGGATAAATATACGCTGAAGTTTGAACTCAATATGGCTTTACCAATAAAAACAACTAATTTTTTTGTTTATTATTATTGGGCTGTTGCGCCAACCGCAATGAGCGGAGATTTTTTCAATGTACAGAATTTAGGTATATGGCAAACTGTAAATATTCCGTTAGAAAAAATAATACCATTAAATAATACCGATACCTGGACAGCCTATTCTTTGAATATTCGCGTAGAAGACTTTGCTCCAGTTGAGCAAGTAGCTATGTATTTTGATAACTTCCGTATTTATCAGAAGGAATAA
- a CDS encoding RagB/SusD family nutrient uptake outer membrane protein, translated as MKYNILKYIVATFILVTGSSCSDMLDEKVYTFVSGENLVAAKSYNELVSGAFNALSFGFEWGNYHNIVNFDTDYQTGPTWAFGTLGAGNFYEDGSNINFYKYYYQCIHRAEYHSYLINQMDIAQDVKDNACGELAFLTAWSYFNLVQFYGDLSLYKTSVSEGAPLYIPRSPIKDVYAFIIEELKFAEKAMYSTKDAKYVKGHVSRGAAKALLAKVYCTIGSASMAKGNKISVMEGVPFKFDDNGNKVRVPYPSKQTFEKDQVAGYESFDSKAYYKLAMDKAKELIDLGDFDLYPSQKELWSPASKNGKEFIFSLQTLAGNSTLSNYVATDYAGYIYTDGTLSSGYYVQRDHWYQLFDDTDERITWGVIHRFPFNYVTATGKLEYCYYPAKDSVKVRLGLDGYQPTDILRYDAHLYGSKLMKFRQITVPLDGNRTDYNWPFMRYAEVLLLYAEADNEVNGGPSSEAIKQVEKLNTRNKSKKVSEIGAVTPWTQESFRSYILQERVKEFAAEGIRRFDLLRWGIYLQTMNSIGGVDENEVIKRREQKHLLMPLPADEVNTNPYIEKNNPGW; from the coding sequence ATGAAATATAATATTTTAAAATACATAGTAGCAACTTTTATACTCGTAACGGGTAGTTCCTGTTCTGACATGCTTGATGAAAAAGTTTATACTTTTGTTTCAGGTGAAAATTTAGTTGCAGCAAAGAGTTATAATGAATTGGTCTCTGGTGCATTTAATGCATTGAGCTTTGGTTTTGAGTGGGGTAATTACCACAATATTGTCAATTTTGATACAGATTATCAAACCGGACCAACATGGGCCTTTGGAACCTTAGGAGCTGGAAATTTTTATGAAGATGGTTCTAATATTAATTTCTATAAATATTATTACCAATGTATTCATAGGGCTGAATATCATTCTTACTTAATCAATCAGATGGATATTGCTCAGGATGTCAAAGATAATGCATGTGGAGAACTAGCTTTTTTAACAGCATGGTCTTATTTCAATTTGGTTCAGTTTTATGGAGATTTAAGCTTATATAAAACATCTGTATCAGAAGGAGCACCTCTATATATTCCACGTTCTCCTATTAAGGATGTTTATGCGTTTATTATTGAGGAATTAAAATTTGCTGAAAAAGCAATGTATTCTACTAAGGATGCAAAATATGTAAAAGGTCATGTTTCCAGAGGCGCTGCGAAAGCATTACTGGCTAAAGTATATTGTACTATAGGTTCTGCTTCTATGGCAAAAGGGAATAAAATATCCGTAATGGAGGGAGTTCCATTTAAATTTGATGATAATGGAAATAAAGTACGGGTTCCATATCCTTCCAAGCAAACATTCGAAAAAGACCAGGTAGCCGGCTATGAAAGTTTTGATTCTAAAGCTTATTATAAGCTGGCGATGGATAAAGCAAAAGAACTTATTGATTTAGGCGACTTTGATCTCTATCCGTCTCAAAAAGAACTGTGGTCTCCAGCTAGTAAAAATGGAAAGGAATTTATATTCTCTTTACAGACATTGGCAGGTAATTCAACACTAAGTAATTATGTAGCGACTGACTATGCAGGATATATTTACACTGATGGAACTTTATCTTCTGGTTATTATGTACAACGTGATCATTGGTATCAACTTTTTGATGATACAGATGAACGTATTACATGGGGAGTAATTCACCGTTTCCCTTTTAATTATGTTACAGCTACAGGGAAACTTGAATATTGCTATTATCCTGCTAAAGACAGTGTTAAGGTAAGACTAGGACTTGATGGTTATCAACCAACAGATATCTTGAGATATGATGCGCATTTGTATGGGTCTAAATTAATGAAGTTTAGACAAATTACAGTGCCTCTTGATGGAAACAGAACTGATTATAACTGGCCTTTTATGCGTTATGCCGAAGTGCTTTTGCTTTATGCTGAAGCAGATAACGAAGTCAATGGTGGACCATCGAGTGAAGCTATTAAACAGGTTGAGAAACTTAATACACGAAATAAAAGCAAGAAAGTTTCTGAGATTGGTGCTGTAACTCCTTGGACTCAGGAATCATTCCGGTCTTATATTCTTCAGGAAAGAGTTAAAGAGTTTGCTGCAGAAGGCATACGTCGTTTTGATTTGTTGCGTTGGGGTATTTATCTCCAAACGATGAACTCCATTGGTGGGGTTGATGAAAATGAAGTTATTAAAAGGCGTGAGCAGAAACATCTTTTAATGCCATTGCCTGCTGATGAAGTAAATACAAACCCATATATTGAAAAAAATAATCCAGGTTGGTAA